A DNA window from Chryseobacterium sp. MEBOG06 contains the following coding sequences:
- a CDS encoding TetR/AcrR family transcriptional regulator codes for MERKSAAGSIRNKERSKKKFLDAVGKILKTKGHAGLKINDIAATAGVDKKMIYTYFGGMDGLMDEYLRSQDYWVQVTKEEVEKMKPNIEDGGRTFIEAMLLSQFDYVYNNKEAQKLLLWTISEPRKSLKKLIDTQEQNGEYIFELMMTPHFKEKMDIYRSIMAIMVSGLYYLNMYSSLNGSVFCGVDMNSPEGRASVKRAISFLVEQTYNNLIPEGDS; via the coding sequence ATGGAAAGAAAATCAGCAGCAGGAAGTATCAGAAACAAAGAGCGCAGCAAAAAGAAATTTTTGGATGCGGTTGGGAAAATTCTGAAAACAAAAGGACATGCCGGATTAAAAATAAACGATATTGCTGCTACAGCCGGAGTGGACAAAAAAATGATCTACACTTATTTTGGCGGTATGGATGGTCTTATGGATGAATATCTTCGGTCACAGGACTATTGGGTTCAGGTAACCAAAGAGGAAGTCGAAAAGATGAAACCAAATATAGAAGACGGTGGAAGAACATTCATCGAAGCAATGCTATTATCTCAGTTTGACTACGTATACAACAATAAAGAAGCTCAAAAGCTATTGTTGTGGACCATATCCGAACCCAGAAAATCATTGAAAAAATTAATTGATACCCAGGAACAAAACGGAGAATATATTTTTGAACTGATGATGACTCCTCATTTCAAAGAGAAAATGGATATCTACCGCTCGATAATGGCAATAATGGTTTCAGGTCTTTATTACCTGAATATGTATTCTTCTTTGAATGGAAGTGTCTTTTGTGGGGTTGATATGAATTCGCCGGAAGGACGTGCATCTGTAAAAAGAGCAATATCTTTTTTAGTTGAACAGACTTACAACAATCTGATTCCTGAGGGAGATTCGTAA
- a CDS encoding prevent-host-death protein — protein MNYKLELNTQEPNSKIVFNTVIFDSFKVNIVERYIGSMKARPTLCEALFKVRTLDNTMIERRDGNTRVKIKGDDFEVYHRLSRDLNSYEYKNRLVNRKDVEQNYVHFILSLVIANYQLN, from the coding sequence ATGAATTATAAGCTTGAGCTCAACACTCAGGAGCCTAACTCTAAAATTGTTTTTAATACGGTCATATTTGATTCGTTCAAGGTTAATATAGTTGAAAGATATATCGGTTCTATGAAGGCTCGTCCTACATTATGTGAAGCTTTATTTAAAGTCAGAACTTTAGACAATACAATGATTGAAAGAAGGGATGGTAATACCAGAGTAAAGATTAAAGGTGATGATTTTGAAGTCTACCACAGATTAAGCAGAGATCTGAACTCTTACGAGTATAAGAACAGATTGGTCAACAGAAAAGATGTTGAACAGAACTATGTTCATTTCATTCTAAGTTTAGTGATCGCCAACTATCAATTAAATTAA
- a CDS encoding FMN-dependent NADH-azoreductase has translation MKQVLHIISSPRSESSVSKKLGNAVVEKITAKYPDSVFKKRDLTNPLFPHLEENHINAFFTPAENRTSEQLESVKLSDTVIAELQEADIIIIEAPLYNFSITSTLKSWLDHIARAGVTFRYNENGPEGMIKNKKVYVAFSSGGIYSEGERQAYDFVVPYLQKTLGFLGMTDISVVRAEGLSVPVIQETALQKGIESIVVE, from the coding sequence ATGAAACAAGTACTTCATATTATTTCAAGTCCAAGAAGTGAATCATCAGTCAGCAAAAAACTGGGAAATGCTGTTGTAGAAAAAATTACCGCAAAATACCCTGACAGTGTTTTTAAAAAACGTGACTTAACAAATCCTCTTTTTCCTCATCTGGAAGAAAATCATATCAATGCATTTTTTACTCCGGCTGAAAACCGTACTTCCGAGCAATTGGAATCTGTAAAGCTTTCGGATACGGTAATTGCTGAATTACAGGAAGCGGATATCATCATCATTGAAGCTCCGCTGTATAATTTCAGTATTACTTCTACCTTGAAATCCTGGCTTGACCATATTGCCAGAGCAGGGGTTACTTTCCGTTATAATGAAAATGGTCCGGAAGGAATGATTAAAAACAAGAAAGTATATGTCGCTTTTTCAAGCGGCGGTATTTATTCCGAAGGAGAAAGACAGGCCTATGATTTTGTAGTACCTTACCTTCAGAAAACGCTTGGCTTTTTGGGAATGACAGATATTTCTGTTGTCCGTGCGGAAGGTTTATCCGTTCCGGTAATTCAGGAAACGGCTTTACAAAAAGGGATTGAAAGCATTGTAGTAGAATAG
- a CDS encoding MFS transporter codes for MKEVTNKWLELVIVLAAPLLSVIDVFIINVAIPTIKKGVHGTDAEMQLVIAGYLLGYAAFLITGGRAGDHFGRKKVFFWGMFAFTVASCLCGLSNSALQLNVTRFFQGLSASFMVPQTIAFIQVLFTDTKERAKAFGLYGITLGTAAAIGQILGGYLSDTHWVIEGWRLIFFINLPIGIITLWATHKYVTETQKHQNTKFDYIGISILTLALFSLIYPLIQGREAGWPLWSLGLIVSSGCLFLFFIYNQKNKLSRNENPLIDVRLFQIKDFNIGLVAVLFHFMLHTAYLLLSAVYLQNGLGVSALDCGLYFIAPGILFIASSVIASRMIIIFGKRVLQFGVTILALAFYLQMELWKPGISTGLIIGLMALWGFGNGLVLPSLLNIALKNVPQQYAGAAAGIYSTFQQTASALGVSIIGGVFFYFSKNGWQAAYQAGIIGILTCVVLVGIMLYLLPGKKAVSGDQ; via the coding sequence ATGAAAGAGGTAACAAATAAATGGCTGGAACTGGTGATTGTATTGGCAGCCCCTTTACTTTCTGTAATAGACGTATTTATCATCAATGTTGCGATTCCTACCATTAAGAAAGGGGTACATGGGACAGATGCTGAAATGCAGCTTGTTATTGCCGGATACCTTCTGGGATATGCAGCTTTCCTTATTACCGGAGGAAGAGCAGGAGACCACTTCGGGAGGAAAAAGGTTTTCTTCTGGGGAATGTTTGCCTTTACAGTCGCTTCATGTTTATGTGGATTGTCAAACTCTGCTTTACAACTTAATGTCACCCGGTTTTTTCAGGGATTGAGTGCTTCATTTATGGTACCTCAGACTATTGCCTTCATTCAGGTTCTCTTTACAGATACAAAAGAACGAGCAAAAGCATTTGGGCTGTATGGGATTACTTTAGGAACGGCAGCAGCAATAGGGCAGATTTTAGGAGGATATTTATCAGATACTCATTGGGTAATAGAAGGCTGGAGGCTCATCTTTTTTATTAATCTTCCCATAGGAATTATCACCCTCTGGGCTACCCATAAATATGTAACGGAAACACAGAAACATCAGAATACAAAATTTGATTATATAGGTATATCGATTTTGACACTGGCTCTATTTTCTCTTATTTATCCTTTAATTCAGGGGAGAGAGGCAGGCTGGCCATTATGGAGCTTGGGATTGATTGTTTCATCGGGGTGTCTTTTTCTATTCTTTATTTACAATCAGAAAAATAAACTCAGCAGAAATGAAAACCCTTTGATTGATGTACGATTATTTCAGATTAAAGATTTTAATATTGGATTGGTAGCTGTCTTATTCCATTTTATGCTGCATACAGCCTATCTTTTGCTGAGTGCGGTTTATCTGCAGAACGGTCTCGGTGTTTCGGCACTGGATTGCGGACTGTATTTTATAGCACCGGGGATATTATTTATTGCCTCTTCTGTAATTGCCTCGCGAATGATCATTATATTTGGAAAGCGGGTTTTACAGTTTGGCGTTACTATTCTGGCATTGGCATTTTATTTACAGATGGAATTGTGGAAACCCGGAATCAGTACGGGGTTAATTATTGGATTGATGGCACTATGGGGCTTTGGAAACGGACTGGTACTTCCTTCATTGCTTAATATTGCCCTCAAAAATGTTCCTCAGCAATATGCCGGAGCAGCAGCGGGAATTTATTCAACATTTCAGCAGACCGCTTCTGCACTCGGAGTAAGTATTATTGGTGGTGTGTTTTTCTATTTTTCTAAAAATGGATGGCAGGCTGCCTATCAGGCCGGGATCATAGGAATATTGACTTGTGTAGTACTGGTGGGAATAATGCTTTATCTGCTTCCCGGTAAAAAAGCAGTAAGTGGAGATCAATAA
- a CDS encoding TetR/AcrR family transcriptional regulator, whose product MKQRGQVVIDKILDTAEHLFYTQGYSNTGINQIIDEADIAKASLYKHFETKTDLLVAYVQRTHERWFSRLENSVTKVEDPQKKLLAIFDYHIERQEIRQFGGCPFIKVNDEAGTDDPRVLAQIRLMKQHSKEFIKGLVADSGHKKELTDEELTETIYTMLEGAIVTASVFKSASPIQSAKHIIQKLI is encoded by the coding sequence ATGAAACAGAGAGGACAGGTCGTCATAGACAAAATATTGGATACTGCTGAGCATTTGTTTTATACTCAGGGCTACAGCAATACAGGTATCAATCAGATTATAGATGAAGCAGACATCGCAAAAGCATCCTTATATAAGCACTTTGAAACAAAGACTGACTTATTGGTTGCTTATGTTCAGCGTACTCATGAACGTTGGTTCAGCAGATTGGAAAATTCCGTAACCAAAGTGGAAGATCCTCAGAAAAAGCTTCTGGCAATTTTTGACTATCATATAGAACGGCAAGAAATCAGGCAATTCGGAGGATGTCCTTTTATAAAAGTAAATGATGAAGCTGGTACGGACGATCCCCGTGTTCTGGCCCAGATCCGGCTTATGAAGCAGCACAGCAAAGAATTCATTAAAGGCTTAGTGGCTGATTCCGGTCATAAAAAAGAATTGACAGATGAAGAACTGACGGAAACAATTTATACCATGCTGGAAGGGGCTATTGTGACTGCCTCTGTTTTTAAAAGCGCCAGTCCCATACAATCTGCAAAGCATATTATCCAAAAACTGATCTGA
- a CDS encoding response regulator transcription factor: MSDIINSVCSDNSSVLPKSDEKNVSNKYFNTLKSVAETNFGCIYIADLKTGKMELISENRFLFSGLGSVEVEKMGFNFFRKYTRSEDLDILKKVKIYGFKFFECLSPEEKKRHTITYDFHVKYANSVDVLINHKITPIELCEKGDISKIVCVVSYSLNRAAGNIRVLSNTSDTYWKYNLSTGKWSEEAKITLKIREIEIIRLYLQGMKIEEIAEQLFVAPSTIKFHRSKLFERIGVKNIIEAISYVITNNLI, from the coding sequence ATGAGTGATATAATAAATTCAGTTTGTAGCGATAATTCGTCGGTTTTACCAAAATCAGATGAAAAAAATGTATCAAACAAATACTTTAATACACTTAAATCTGTAGCAGAAACCAATTTTGGCTGTATTTACATTGCAGATCTGAAAACTGGGAAAATGGAGCTTATTTCCGAGAACCGTTTTCTTTTTTCAGGGCTGGGCTCTGTTGAAGTAGAGAAAATGGGATTCAATTTTTTTCGTAAATATACAAGATCAGAAGATCTTGACATATTGAAAAAAGTGAAGATCTATGGATTCAAATTCTTTGAATGTCTTTCACCGGAAGAGAAAAAACGGCATACTATTACTTATGATTTTCATGTTAAATACGCCAATAGTGTTGATGTACTTATCAATCATAAAATTACACCCATAGAATTGTGCGAAAAAGGAGACATTTCTAAAATAGTATGTGTAGTTTCATACTCACTCAACCGTGCTGCTGGTAATATTCGCGTACTATCAAATACTTCCGATACCTACTGGAAATATAATCTCTCTACAGGAAAATGGTCAGAAGAAGCCAAAATAACCTTAAAAATCAGGGAAATTGAAATCATCAGACTTTATCTTCAGGGAATGAAAATAGAAGAAATTGCTGAACAGCTGTTCGTTGCTCCAAGTACCATTAAATTTCACAGAAGTAAATTATTTGAGAGAATAGGAGTGAAAAATATTATCGAAGCCATTTCTTATGTGATCACCAATAATTTGATTTAG
- a CDS encoding Crp/Fnr family transcriptional regulator: MIINEDLLLSHGAKLEKYNAADYIFEEGTAAKYYFQIKYGTVKLNTFLEDGKEFVHGIPFDGHCIGESYLFTGHNYAVNAIAVTSCEIIKIPKDKLLQILLENPLLMLELNKYTAERLHFRYMISSFLVISDPIVKLEKLFDHIKGYFGFEEAYSFLVPYTRQQIATLTGLRVETVIRYIKKMNELKLVKLDSTKIYY; this comes from the coding sequence ATGATCATAAATGAAGACCTGTTATTGTCGCATGGAGCCAAACTTGAAAAATATAATGCAGCAGATTATATTTTTGAGGAAGGAACGGCTGCTAAATACTATTTTCAGATAAAGTATGGTACTGTGAAACTGAATACTTTCCTGGAAGATGGAAAAGAGTTTGTACACGGTATTCCCTTTGACGGACACTGCATTGGGGAAAGCTACTTATTTACCGGCCACAATTATGCTGTTAATGCTATTGCAGTCACTTCCTGTGAAATTATCAAAATTCCTAAAGACAAATTGCTCCAGATACTGCTGGAAAATCCTTTATTAATGCTGGAACTGAATAAATATACAGCAGAAAGGCTGCATTTCAGATATATGATTTCCAGTTTTCTGGTGATTTCAGATCCTATTGTAAAACTTGAAAAATTATTTGATCACATCAAGGGGTATTTCGGATTTGAGGAAGCCTATTCTTTTCTTGTTCCTTATACCAGACAGCAGATAGCTACTTTAACAGGTCTTCGGGTAGAAACTGTCATCAGGTATATCAAAAAAATGAACGAGCTGAAACTTGTCAAACTGGACAGCACCAAGATCTATTATTAA
- a CDS encoding methylated-DNA--[protein]-cysteine S-methyltransferase — translation MENSEQLVYKEVQSPVGNIRLIASDKGLAAILWEGEDYKRTKLSVPVRQDESPVLLQTEQQLTEYFENKRKVFEVPLDLKGTEFQMKVWEALLKIPYGVTKTYGDLAGILGDVKAVRAVGGALNKNPVSIIVPCHRIVGASGKLVGFAGGIENKSVLLDLERGFTIPTLF, via the coding sequence ATGGAAAACTCTGAACAGCTAGTATATAAAGAGGTACAGTCACCAGTAGGAAATATAAGACTTATTGCTTCTGACAAAGGTCTTGCTGCCATATTGTGGGAAGGCGAAGATTATAAAAGAACAAAACTTTCCGTTCCTGTCCGTCAGGATGAATCACCTGTCCTTTTGCAGACTGAACAACAGCTGACAGAATATTTTGAAAATAAAAGGAAAGTCTTTGAGGTTCCTCTTGATTTGAAAGGCACTGAATTTCAAATGAAAGTATGGGAAGCTTTGTTAAAAATACCATATGGAGTCACAAAAACGTATGGCGATCTGGCCGGAATTCTTGGAGATGTAAAAGCTGTTCGTGCTGTAGGAGGAGCTTTAAATAAAAATCCAGTATCTATTATTGTTCCCTGCCACAGAATTGTGGGAGCATCAGGAAAGCTGGTCGGTTTTGCAGGAGGTATAGAAAATAAATCTGTTCTGCTTGATCTTGAAAGAGGTTTTACCATCCCTACTTTATTTTAA
- a CDS encoding TetR/AcrR family transcriptional regulator: MERKPAAGSIRNKERSKKKFLDAVGKILKTKGYAGLKINDIAATAGVDKKMIYTYFGGLDGLIDEYIRLQDYWSKATAKEVEKILPKTDDGWELFTKGMLLSQFDYVYGNVEAQKLLLWRLSESRTSLAKLTATQEENGEHLFKLMDTQFKEHEQEFRSIMAIMVSGLYYLNMFSSVNGSVFCGIDVNTPEGRDKIKEAVSFLVEQSYTKL, translated from the coding sequence ATGGAAAGAAAACCAGCAGCAGGAAGTATTAGAAATAAAGAACGCAGTAAAAAGAAATTTTTGGATGCGGTTGGAAAGATCCTTAAAACAAAGGGATATGCGGGTCTGAAAATAAACGATATTGCAGCCACAGCCGGAGTAGATAAGAAAATGATCTATACCTATTTTGGCGGCTTAGATGGTCTGATAGATGAATATATCCGTTTGCAGGATTATTGGAGTAAAGCGACCGCTAAAGAAGTTGAAAAAATACTCCCAAAAACAGATGATGGATGGGAATTATTTACCAAAGGAATGCTGCTGTCGCAATTTGATTATGTGTATGGCAACGTAGAAGCACAAAAACTGCTGCTTTGGCGCTTATCAGAATCCCGTACATCACTCGCTAAACTTACCGCTACCCAGGAAGAAAACGGAGAACATCTTTTTAAACTTATGGATACTCAGTTCAAAGAACACGAACAGGAATTCCGTTCAATCATGGCAATCATGGTTTCCGGGCTTTATTACCTTAATATGTTTTCTTCTGTGAATGGCAGTGTTTTCTGTGGAATAGATGTCAATACACCAGAAGGACGTGATAAAATCAAAGAAGCTGTATCTTTTTTAGTTGAACAATCCTATACAAAACTATAA
- a CDS encoding TetR/AcrR family transcriptional regulator: MERKSVGGNIRNKERSKKKFLDAVGKILKTKGYAALKINDIATIAGVDKKMIYNYFGGMDGLMDEYIRSQDYWSKVTIEEIDKIKPKTDDGGRLFMEEMLISQFDYVYKNKEAQKLLLWRLSEPRKSLAKLTANQEQNGEYIFKLMMDSHFRENAQKLRSIMAIIVSGLYYLNMYSSVNGSVFCGIDVNTPEGRDKIKKAVSFLIGQSYKNLKCSD, from the coding sequence ATGGAAAGAAAGTCAGTAGGAGGTAATATCCGCAATAAAGAACGAAGTAAAAAGAAATTTTTAGATGCCGTAGGAAAAATCCTTAAAACCAAAGGATATGCCGCATTAAAAATTAATGATATTGCAACTATTGCCGGTGTAGATAAGAAGATGATTTACAATTATTTTGGAGGAATGGATGGCCTGATGGACGAATATATTCGCTCACAGGACTATTGGAGCAAAGTAACAATAGAGGAAATTGATAAAATAAAGCCGAAGACAGATGATGGAGGAAGATTATTTATGGAAGAAATGCTGATCTCTCAGTTTGATTATGTATACAAAAATAAGGAAGCACAGAAATTATTGTTGTGGCGCTTATCCGAACCTCGCAAATCACTGGCAAAACTGACTGCCAACCAGGAACAAAATGGAGAATATATTTTTAAACTGATGATGGATTCTCATTTCAGAGAAAATGCACAGAAGCTCCGTTCGATTATGGCGATTATAGTTTCCGGACTTTATTACCTTAATATGTATTCTTCTGTTAATGGAAGTGTTTTTTGTGGAATAGATGTTAATACCCCCGAAGGACGTGATAAAATTAAAAAAGCAGTTTCTTTTTTGATAGGCCAGTCCTATAAAAACCTGAAATGTTCAGACTAA
- a CDS encoding universal stress protein codes for MRTILVPIDFTSTTENAVRTAADWAKQYEYQNIILLKTAGESEFDYLHIAEGHSFVNEESVNNLLEKTEQLFDQLHAIITEKSPDIKVSRVLSDWALTRSINEVLKNQPSVELIILGSDDSTSSTESFVSDNIISIARTSPVKTLIVPNSYRYSAVKNIFIPCDLNGVKRLERLFHHKPIIHQKDVRLLFLNINTSEKEDISDDKKRELEEYIQQHLTEIPSTIHYSHDKDIINGILTFASSNDTDLIIALPGKHSFLYYLASRSISEGIYQNTNQPVLILK; via the coding sequence ATGAGAACAATCCTTGTACCCATTGATTTTACATCAACTACAGAAAATGCGGTAAGAACAGCTGCAGATTGGGCAAAACAATATGAATACCAAAATATTATTCTTTTAAAAACAGCCGGAGAATCTGAATTTGATTATCTGCACATTGCTGAAGGGCATTCATTTGTGAATGAAGAAAGTGTCAACAATTTACTTGAAAAAACGGAGCAATTATTTGATCAGCTCCATGCAATTATCACAGAAAAATCACCTGATATAAAAGTTTCCAGAGTATTAAGCGACTGGGCTCTTACCCGAAGCATCAATGAGGTTCTAAAGAATCAGCCATCTGTAGAACTGATTATTCTGGGAAGTGATGACAGTACTTCTTCTACAGAGAGTTTTGTTTCTGATAACATTATCAGCATTGCAAGAACAAGCCCTGTAAAAACGTTGATTGTTCCTAACAGCTATAGATACAGTGCCGTAAAAAATATATTTATTCCCTGTGATCTGAATGGTGTCAAAAGACTGGAAAGGTTGTTTCATCATAAGCCTATTATTCATCAGAAGGATGTCCGTTTATTGTTTTTAAATATCAATACCAGTGAAAAAGAAGATATCAGTGATGATAAGAAAAGAGAACTGGAAGAATATATTCAACAGCATTTAACAGAAATCCCGAGCACTATTCATTATTCTCATGATAAAGACATCATCAACGGAATTCTTACTTTTGCGTCTTCAAATGACACTGACCTTATCATTGCTTTACCGGGCAAACACAGCTTCCTGTATTACCTGGCCAGCAGAAGTATTTCTGAAGGAATTTACCAAAACACCAACCAGCCGGTTTTAATCTTAAAATAA
- a CDS encoding winged helix-turn-helix transcriptional regulator: MEDEKIVYSRPQCSTHLAATEDALYVLGGRWTIRVMIAILGGHTRFNELQRTINGISARVLSSELKKLEVNHLVERTVLTDQKPVLVEYVPTAYSESLKDVIAALAEWGVKHKKKITA, translated from the coding sequence ATGGAAGACGAAAAAATAGTGTATTCACGGCCGCAATGCAGCACTCATCTCGCTGCTACTGAAGATGCTTTGTATGTTCTGGGAGGACGGTGGACCATAAGAGTGATGATTGCAATTTTAGGCGGACATACAAGGTTCAACGAACTACAGCGCACCATTAATGGTATCTCAGCAAGAGTACTGTCCAGCGAACTGAAAAAATTAGAAGTTAACCACCTGGTTGAAAGAACCGTTCTTACCGATCAGAAACCTGTACTGGTAGAATATGTTCCTACCGCATATAGTGAATCATTAAAAGATGTTATTGCTGCCCTGGCAGAATGGGGAGTAAAGCATAAGAAGAAAATCACAGCCTGA
- a CDS encoding DNA-3-methyladenine glycosylase family protein, with amino-acid sequence MKNRNPAIPIVETETFSTDNFQKLCEYLADQDKDLKWVLDTHGYPPMWTRENTFETVVHIILEQQISLASALAALNKLKEKTNRITPEAIFRLNDEEMRACYVSRQKTIYIRGLAQAIVNSDIDLESLPQMSDEEVRKILVSLKGIGNWTADVYLMFTLQRTDIFPIGDLAAVNALKRLKQLSSSTTKEEILEISEQWKPFRSVASMMLWHYYLSDPVKKKT; translated from the coding sequence ATGAAAAACAGAAACCCTGCCATTCCAATAGTTGAAACGGAAACATTCAGTACAGATAATTTTCAGAAATTATGTGAATATCTGGCTGATCAGGATAAGGATCTTAAGTGGGTTTTAGATACACATGGTTATCCCCCGATGTGGACCCGCGAAAATACTTTTGAAACAGTTGTTCATATTATTCTGGAACAGCAGATTTCTCTCGCATCGGCTTTGGCAGCCCTAAACAAGCTTAAAGAAAAAACAAATAGAATAACTCCGGAAGCTATTTTTAGGCTTAATGATGAAGAGATGAGAGCGTGTTATGTCAGCCGGCAGAAAACGATTTACATCAGAGGGCTGGCACAGGCTATTGTAAATAGTGATATCGACCTGGAAAGCTTACCGCAAATGTCAGATGAAGAGGTTCGAAAGATTTTAGTAAGTCTGAAAGGGATCGGAAACTGGACTGCCGATGTCTATCTGATGTTTACCCTTCAGAGAACGGATATTTTTCCTATTGGAGATTTGGCGGCAGTGAATGCCTTAAAACGCCTCAAACAGCTTTCATCCTCAACTACAAAAGAAGAGATTCTGGAAATAAGTGAACAGTGGAAACCTTTCCGCTCAGTGGCTTCGATGATGCTTTGGCATTATTACCTTTCTGATCCGGTAAAAAAGAAAACTTAG